DNA from Drosophila busckii strain San Diego stock center, stock number 13000-0081.31 chromosome 2R, ASM1175060v1, whole genome shotgun sequence:
actgctCATGTGCTCGTGTGTGACATGCTTGAGAATTTTAAGTTgccttttatttaataacttatTTAAAGATTCTCCGCGCAGAACGGTCGGAACTGCATAATAAAAGAGACGTCTGATACATTCTTTATCAACTCACACATCTAAAAGTAAGCAAACTGCTAAgctcacattttgttttacgagcacaatgaaaaaaaattgagagaaaaagagaaaagtgaaaaatcaatttgtgttATGTAAGCTTTGCTCAGATATCAAAATTTTCTTTATGTTGCAGAGAATATTATTGCTTGAACGGACCATGAAAACAACCAATATCGGATTATATGCATTTCGTTTAACCTTCGGCCAGGTGAGCTAAAAGAAACAAGCGCAGCCCTTAACAAAAAATTGGCATAAACTAGGCAATACTGTGGGGAAATTTTTAAGCAGGGAAATTTGCCCCAAACACGTTTATAAACACACAAccccacacaaacacaatgGCGGCGCAGCTGAAGCTCGGTGACAACTGCCAGGAATGCCAGAGCTTGGGCTTAACGCACAAGCTgcgctatttttatataaattttgaggAACAGCTGCTAAAGTGCGAATCGCGCACCTGTCTATGGCCACATAACGACGAGGTAAGCTCCGATGAAGAGCAGGAGATGCATTCAGATAGTAAGCCGGCAAGGCAAGTGGATgacgctgatgatgatgatgcattTATCAGGGATTTGATGGAGCAACTGGAGTCAACTACCGAGCCGCAGCCCGACTTTAGCTTCAACTTTAATATGCCAGATCTCGAGTTGGAAGTGGATAATGCCGTGGAGTCACATCACGTTGCTGAAAACATGCCGATCCAGAAGTCTACGAATGTTGAGCCGATAATAGTAGAGACAATATTAATGCCTTCTACCGCTGAGGAGCATGTGGGAATAAAAGAAACTCCCGATGAGGAGCAAGTGCTAATAAAAGAAGTTATCGTTGAAGATCAAgtgctaaaaatacaaattaccGTTGACACTGCGTCCAGCGCAGAATTGCAAAAGAGCGAAAGTGTGAATGACCTTAAGCCCAGCGCGCAagtaataaaagaaaatgaagaAACATCCGTTAACTCTACGGCCAGcgagcaaatgcaaaatataaaaaccaatGAGAAAGTGCTAAAGAGCGAAACTCCAACGTCCAGCGAGCCGGCACCAAAGAAAGAAAATCCATTTAGTTCTACATTCAACGGCAAATGGCAGATAAAAAAAGCATCCATTATACCACGAAAGATTGAACAAACGTCACCCAAAAGCGACACCACTGTAACTACTTTTCTAGATGCGGTCAAACGTCAACCACAAACGCCAATACGCTCTGCACGTGGGCCGCGAGTTAAACGCGTGATCAACTCTCCCGAATCAGTTCGATTTGCAACAGGATTTGCACCAGGACAAAGACTCAATGCAGTGCGACAATTGTTAAACAGCATTGAAGCTCGGGAGAAACAGGAAATTCAAACGgaagcaacaaatttcacGGGCGAGAATGCCAACCCAACACCTTGAGCGATATATCAATTTGGAATACCAAGATAAATATAAtcaagagtgtgtgtgtgtgagtgcctGCGATTTTGTATGAAATGGCAAACAAGttggtttatttataaacaatgaaatttgaaatgtatGCGCGCCACGCTCCAAGCGCATGAAACCCGGAGATAGCGTCGTTGCATGGAACTGGACCTTGAGCGTGCTTGATCTACAGGAAAAGCAGGTCAAGCCAAGTGCGTCACTGGCGACCGCAGGCTCCAGCTGCAGTGTTTttagtgtgagtgtgagtttCAGTGTGAGAGAAACTGATAAGCTCATTGCTATCAGCTGAGCACAGTGGGCGGCAAAACATGGGGAAATTTGTGAGGCAACTTAATGTTTATCTACAGATATCTGTAGCTAGATAAACAAGTGCAgctaattttatacatttatgcgcttctatttaatatttttatgacgTCACATGACACGCGCTTCCAGCTTTTTGCGTCTttcaatgaaaaaaaaaggcagtTGCCTCAATTGCAATGtcggcaacaaaaacaatttaattgaaacgagcaaagttgttgctgtgtatTTACATTTAGTATAAGCGTGTAATAGACAATTCATTATTAATTGCTAGCTGTCACCATTTTCCGATTAGAAATAGTTCAGTGAACGTTCAATTGTTGGGGGCACTTGAACTTGCCTGCCTACCCATGGGGGGGTTGGTTGCCAACGCTTTAAGATTGCTGCGTAGTAGTAACTAGAATCTTGCATAGACAGTGGGCAGTTGGCCAAATTTGTTTGCcgctttgacattttaaaaatagctcaCAAACAAAAAGATTTGCTAAACCGGCAGGCGCcagaaatttatatacatacctAGGCaagaaagtttaaattaaattttttattctaaatttcaattaaatgggAATTTCTTTATTGCtgaatatatttgcttatctTCCACAATTATAAACACAATTCGTTTAaaactttgttattgtttacgCCAGCACTTTGACTAAAtctttttttatcttttgtatTCTCTTTCAGGCACCGCCACTGTCAGCGCAGGCCTCGACGCACAGCAGTCATGCCTTCACCACAAGCTCGAGTTCACCACGCGTGGTGACACGCTCGGCCACCATGTTGGCCTTGTTCGGCATTGCGCTGTCCTCGTTCAGcctcaagcagctgctggccaacaagCATAACAAACACAATGCCCTGCGCAAGCTCTAGGCCAACAAAAATGCAGCAGTGgtaacagccgcagcagctacGACTGGAAGGAGTCTAGTAGTCATGTCCTGTTAGTTATCAGTTCCCGTCAGCTTCATTGTCATTATCATaatcatcattattattatcatcatAGTGTATATTTCTTTATGTTTAAGCTCATCaatcacatacacacaccaTAGCAGTGACATggactttatttaaataaccaacttatatatattttgagacgtaacaatttgcataaaatgtatgacatatgtatatatgttcttgttacacacacacacacacaaacacaaacgaaCAATGAGACACAGCTAAGCAAACACGCAAATAAAGTTTGCCTGAGATAAAAGAGATCGAAGTAGTAGCAACGCCAACTAAAAAGGAATAAAACTTGTGATAGttaattactaattataataacaaaatctGTTATAGACGAATGCTGTCAACATTCATTTGTTGCTCCCCTGTTTGCccctttttagtttttatatattttataaatatatagttgtATGTGTTAACAAGTCccgatatatacatatatcgtTAGTTTACTAATCTTATgcaaatgctaaatttaattgagaAACGCCAAAATCGCAACAGCAAAGAGAAACGACTAAGTAAAGATTGTtataaaacaacagcaacgtggAATAAGTCTAAAGCGGAAACTATGGGCTGTAAACGCGTACCGCAGTATCCAAGAATtgtattagttttagttaactttgaaaataaatatgcattatcaaaattattaattattagtttttaatttaaacccTGGAACACTCGCAAAAGTTCCAtatcaattatatattatttaaaataaaccaaaCCGAAATTCATATCCacaaagtaacaaaaaaaattcaactaaatAATCTCAAACATACTgatattcaataaaatattcacaTCCATCTATTTACttagttttattataacaTAGGGCTCTGGGTTACTCCAACAACGAAATACAAATTCGAATTATAGCGCTTAATTGAGAATAATGTGATTATTAATCGTTAAGCAGCGATGACTGTCAAGCTAAACGACCCACCATATATCGCACGCACAGCTTAAGGTTAACAACGGGAAGGAAAAATGAGAATCAGAACGAAATAAGAACTTGCagtcttaattttttttacattttacagtGGACTATAATGCTTTTTGCTTAACATCGATGAATCGGTCAACATCGATATTAACAAAAACATCGGGCAATATCGTGAATTTAGTGATCAGCTGTGGTTTGGCTATCGGGGAATATCGGTGCTTTTTACAACACTATTCAAAAACAtacgtaaaaaaaaaataaaaaacacaaacacatagaAATAAATGGGTGACGTGCTATTGCTAGTGCCAGCacatataattgaattgag
Protein-coding regions in this window:
- the LOC108597023 gene encoding uncharacterized protein LOC108597023 — encoded protein: MKTTNIGLYAFRLTFGQAPPLSAQASTHSSHAFTTSSSSPRVVTRSATMLALFGIALSSFSLKQLLANKHNKHNALRKL
- the LOC108597022 gene encoding uncharacterized protein LOC108597022, whose product is MAAQLKLGDNCQECQSLGLTHKLRYFYINFEEQLLKCESRTCLWPHNDEVSSDEEQEMHSDSKPARQVDDADDDDAFIRDLMEQLESTTEPQPDFSFNFNMPDLELEVDNAVESHHVAENMPIQKSTNVEPIIVETILMPSTAEEHVGIKETPDEEQVLIKEVIVEDQVLKIQITVDTASSAELQKSESVNDLKPSAQVIKENEETSVNSTASEQMQNIKTNEKVLKSETPTSSEPAPKKENPFSSTFNGKWQIKKASIIPRKIEQTSPKSDTTVTTFLDAVKRQPQTPIRSARGPRVKRVINSPESVRFATGFAPGQRLNAVRQLLNSIEAREKQEIQTEATNFTGENANPTP